The Lolium rigidum isolate FL_2022 chromosome 1, APGP_CSIRO_Lrig_0.1, whole genome shotgun sequence region ACAGGTAAGCCAGGTAAGCCcctctttctcctcttttcttttccattttcttttctgtttttatttcctggtttctatttgttatttgtattcaaatttgaattctgttttgttttgcaggttctagaatatttgaatatcaaaacaatttgataatgctaccTACTGTATGGTTTTGTTTATAAATAACCATATTAtcattgatttattttgtgtcttatgagacataattcaaaattcaaatagatatgattttagggtttatctcaattgctttttaattaaggaattaaacctgttttaattaattttaaatttagaacatgtgcatggtgaacacattctatttttctagtgcttaaccatagtgatcattcacatataatttaattatggctagggtttaacaaatggtaaaggaaatggaattggttaatgattttatgtgaatgatagttcttaagttttaagaagatgattggaacattggtttcactctactcaccaaatgatatttagtcctaagtacatatggcttagtttatacttgtgatccatgatgcacaagttaggacatattattttatgtggattgaatcctatgtgaaaaggtttagggttttggtaatgctcactagttgaagtataaatgggcatgaggcatggcagggttttacttataatccaaagtgatacttggattgaaatgcaaaggtgatatagggttttagttgtgattactcaattgatacacaaccaagaattaagatatgaacataagctttgattatgttttattggctagctagggttactctaaggtttggataaacaaggtttaggtttaatgccCTTACCCcttcatacaaggcatgaggattggtttggggttaactactagtgatataattattattttatgtgatggatgatatctattaatcatatggggttaacttatcatttatatctacaaggtataatcatgcattagacaagatctactcattcctcactaatcccaatttaatattcctctcatcacactcatcctagattcttagggtttataattaatactaagttgtgatgattatggaattggttttctaaggtattgttattggaatagggttctcacttccaagattaaatattgacttgaacaactaggattagtactactctagtattcttttatgggcatggctatgattagtattataacttctctcacttctcaatgtcttggaatatcctaaggtcctactcaagagatgatgatatgatcctctacatatatggtttgcctaggaattctaccttggtatcttcgtagcttgttcttcggaaatctgataaactctgcatcttgtggtatgcctccacctcctagcttcttcatcttgattctagctaattcacatggagtggctctatgtgtttgttcccatgtatcatggtacttgatgagcaaatggatgaaggttgtggctctatttataggtttgggtaagctctagtatcatgacacataggtagtgactcttgtgttggtttgatgagtaaggtgcttggttgtcatgccctcatccatagcaatcctttgagcatgaggtggcaaagcttgggatgcaagtcatgtagatattttcatcctatgtggcaagatcattatcctctcatatgatttatttttggatagccaagtggcatttgctactaaatatcttgtggatggttttattattgtggatgagtcatcataccatgtatgattggatttatgttataatattattcaaaaggtcaagtttgagggttatttctccattttggatagttggtgtttgatttcaccaaggcatgattatatgagtttcaaaatactcatagttagttttattcaaatagtttgaactataattcgtaatgtaaatggatttagttttatgatattccatatacttaataagttatgatttaaataagaatgtgtggcttgtatgcaatttagaccctgtggtttaccttatttggtaataagtttagaagtgaattaaattacacacaaaggtaattgctaacttttaagtattattaagttagggtttgattcttaaagaatgtgttgttgtaaagctaattccatttgatctaatccatagatcaaatcatctctacccaaaataaggttttagcaaagatcacagtgaagtttatagcgcttgacttgatgatctacttcaattccagacaagtcaagtgaaacttcgatggatcgtggtaagttttatttgaaagcgcgaaaattccctggattttctatgcatgaatgcaatgcacactttggtgttctctaattttatagcctctaaacctgggatattacactttacctccccttgtgtcgaatcaataaatttgggttttacttccctcgaagactgttgcgatcccctatacttgtgggtcatcaattggTAATGGGCCGCGCCCTATGTCACCACATTAGCGTGCGGTAATAGCTAATGTGTGATGTATAGGTTTTGGGGAGCAGCTAACCATCACCCCTTAGCGATGGTTATGGAATCCCGTTAATGGGTCTATCCCATTagttatgttgtttcaaaatttctcaaatttgaaatttctttagatttgaaatttgctcaaaATTGAAATTTTCTCATATTCGCAAATTGCTTAGATTCCAAAGTTGCCCAGATTCGAAAAtttgcttagggcatctccagcggcgcgacgcatttcagacgtccgaaatgtccgtttgcgtcgcgcgacAGACGCTcgacagaccgtttttgtccaCGCGTCCAtttgcacctaggggtggctccagcgggccgacgcattttcgcgtttgcatcaatttatgaagtttccaaacaacaaaataagaaaatcaacaaagtcatagttattacatttaaaagtcgacatgaaaataagatagtatttctctaggcatgatcttcgtggccagccaatgtccactgatgctcaatcagatccgtttgcagctgtttggagacgttctcgtcagtgacttctacattcctatgtagatagtcccgccaagatgaagctccaggaagtggcgcaaccagctcaccttggaaatcccattggttctcattgcggccatcgggacgctcgttctcaacgatcatgttgtgcatgatcacgcagcatgtcatcacctcatgcatggtcttcagcgaccatgttcttgccgggtgacggacaattgcccaccgagcttggagcacaccaaatccacgctccacatctttcctgcaagcgtttcgcccgaaaagggcggcgcaaccgggagcgtttcgcccgaaaacagccggcaggtacgcggcggagccaagcccgagtatGCTCCCGCTCTCCCGCACGACAAGAACGCAGCCGGCAGCGGCTACTGTGGCGCTGCGGCCGGACGGCGGCggatggggttggggtggtggcgacgcactagggcagcaaagaaggggaaaaagacgcaaatcgaagcggtcgatttcgctatccctgacatgcgggaccgggtaagaaatggaggacgctccgtgcgaccgccgagcgtccgcggagacgcaaacctggcgcatatttgggccaggtttgcgtctccgcggacggcccggtcactttgcgtcgccccgctggagcaggccccagacgcatttccggtcacggcggacgaaaatggtcgctgagcgtccgtttgcgtcgcgccgctggagatgcctttaGATTAAAAAATTGCCCAGATTTGAAATTTACTCAAATTAAAAATTTGCTTACTTTgaaaattgtttgaatttgaaatttgcttaacttttaaaaaaataaaaaaacagggaaaataaaaaatcgaaaaaatccgAGAAAATCGAAAGAAAACCGAAACcaagaaaaaccaaaaaaaactcGACAAAAACCAAAAAACCGAGGCCTACTAGCTCCCTGTCTgttgatgggccgcggcccaaactcACCCCGTTAGCTGAACCACTAGCTGAACCACGCAGGTGATGGCTTCCCTAGGTTTTGCCCCTTATTAGTCCTCGCAAACAAAAGGAAACtgttgggcgtcccccgggggatctgatttcccagcccccgggtcgccaGTCGTCGGATCGGCCATTTTGGACGGTCAGATCTGGTTTtactgaatgtagcaaaaaaacacctcccgacagcaaaaaaataacccgcttttgctacattgtagcaaaaaacaGTTTGTCCATGAAATAAAGAAAAAGTCTGAGCTCGCCGGAATCTCGTCGgagacctcgtcggagaccccatagcaaacatattacgcagatgtagcaaaaccgcaaataaattgtagcaaatttGTTTATTCATATATTGCAAATCTTCTAAGAGATCAACGAAGACCTCGCCTGCAGCCGGCAACAGCACCGTCCGAGATTGCAGCAACTCCGTTCATCTAGGAGAGCAACGCTAGAAGCCGTTAGTAGCAACGCCATATGTCTATGGTAGCAAAAATCCACTCTCCTTTGGTAGCAATGCCGGACACCTTAAAAAGCAAAACTGGCCTCCACAGGTAGCAACGCCGCAGGCCTAAGGCAGCAAAACTCCTAACGAAGCAGAGGAGTgcgagatggaggcggcgctggtAGCATCGGCGACGACCACATGTAGCATCGACGCCCTGGGAGCAACGAACAACGCGAACCCAGGTACCAGCACTTGCGAGTCCATCGACAGCCTCAACGCCTTGACCTCCAGCTTCGTCGCCGACGTCGGCGTGGAAATCCATTCCTGAAGGAGCAGGTCGGCCGCGACGGCGAGCGCCGACGCCCTCTCCATGAGGTCCTCGgcgaggcgggggggggggggggggggggttcctcGGCCTCCGCGAAGCTCTTGGCCTCGTCGACGAGCGCTGGACCGCATGTCGCCTCTTCAGCGAGTCCGGCATtgctcggcggcgacgacgggggCTTCTTCTCGCGACTGGACCGCCGGAACCAGGAGCGGAAACGCTCGCAGAGGCTGCTGTGGACGGGGTCGCCGGCAGTAAAAGGCGACTTGGCGGCGGCCGGCAGCAATGGCTCTTGCGTGTCGTCGCGAACGGCGGCGCAACGGAGAGCTTGCTGGTGCGGTAAGCTCCTCTCCGTGCGTGTGTGAAAAGAAAAGGATAGAGATAGGTGAACgtgggtggaccccacccacgtgGTGCGCAGGTGTGGTTTTGACCCGCTTCTATCGTGCGGTCAGCAACCCGGGGTTGTAAGCGCGTTATCCCCCGGGGGATTAGGatcattttccaaaaaaaaagtgtTTGCCTTGTTGGAATCAAATGTCGAGGCCCATCAGCCGATCGGGCCAATTTCTATGGGCTAGGCAGCTGATAAGCGAGGGCCCGGAACACTGGTCAAGTCGAGCCGAATGGAATCGCAGTTGCCCGTTGCTGGCGTGCGTCCGGCGACTTTCTGACAGACAAGAAAAAGCGAGAAGGAAGGTTTGACCCCACCGCCCACCACCACTACTGCCCAACCTCCCCACCACTCGAACCCAACGCATTTCCTCTTGCCCCGACAGCGCCCACCGCCAAGAGAACCCTCCAGATGCAGCCCGCCGCCGAGATGCAGCCGCCCGTCGGCTCCCCCGCCGCGCCCCAATCCGACCCTCCGCAGGCACCTCCACCCTCCGATCCATCCTCCCCGGCGGCGCCGGCACCTGCACCGGCTCCCGAGGCGGCCGATCCGCCCGCGTCCGCGCCCGCGCCCGCACCCTCGCTGGCGTCGGTGCAGCTGCAGCCGAAGACCGTCACGTGGAGCGAGAAGCTGACGTCGGAGTCGCCGACCTAcgtgccggccgccgccgccgcggagtcCAGCCAGTACGTCTCCCGCGGGCCCGCCGCCTCCTCGTCCAAGGGTAATAAACCCGCTGATCCGCTCCGTTCGGCACTCTATTTGGGGGACAAGTTCTTGGTTCTCACTATGTTCCTGCGCAGGCGCGGTGGAGGCGATGAAGGACACGCTGTCGAGGTGGGGAAAGTCCATGGAGGAGACCACCAAGATGGTCGAGAGCCTCAGCCGCGACACGTGGCAGCACTGTGAGATCTCAGCACCCCCAGTTGCCCCCTGCGATTACTGGGGAACATTTTGTTCTTCTTCGTTCTATTGTTCGTAAGATTCATTTCTTGAGTGGCTGGATCGCGTGCCATGGGCAAAGCTTCTAGGCTTTTATATACAGTATCTTTTTATGGATGAAAGAAATAATGAGTTGTACTAAATAAAGTAGTAAAACCTTAGGAGATTCTTTGAAGAGCATGTGGGGATTGGAATAGCTTGGGGAGCGGGATAGGTATCTTTTGCCCAAGAAGACAAGTACCTGGTATTTAGTGCCTACTTTATATGCTTGGCATATGTTTTAAGTTCACTTGTGATTAGAACTTTAAATTTGTGACCAGTTTAACGGAAACTtaatgctacccatgtggccatcACCTTCTTGCAGTATCTAGTAAATTTCAAGTATGTGGTATTCATAAAGAAGAGAAGCTTCCTTTTGCGTGTTTCTTCGGTTTATCCAGTTGACATCATGTGTCTCTGGACTTTGTATTGTTTCTACTGTGGTCTGTGGATAGTCGCAGCAGCATCGAATATTAGAGGTTTACCCAATCTATTCATCAATGCAAATCAGCGTATGCATGTAGAACGCCTTTCCCTGCAATTTCCACAAATGCATTGGAAATAATGTAAACCACTTTAGGAGAAACATGGCATATTGACATTTGATTTTCTCTGACTTTAAGGTGCCGACCATTTGCTTAGGGGCTCAGGGTTAACCACCCCTGGCCTTTTGGATTGTGTATGCTAATTTAACCACCCCTGGCCTTTTGGATTGTGTATGCTAATTTATTCTCTACCTGAAGACCTATTTATTCTGAAATAATGAGACTAGGTGGATAGGAACCTCATATTTGTGCAACAAGGCACTGAAAACTTATAATCGTACTGGTGGCCTTCTTCATCTTTCTATTAAATTCAGAACCATAGAAAATTTCCAGTATGTAGTATGCTTAATCATTCATATGTAGGCAGTTCACGTCATTGGTTCCATATCATGAATTTTGTTAATGAAACGGTCAAAAGAGCACTAAATATTAGAGATTTAACTACACAGTTCATCTGTGCGAATCAGCATATGCATGTGTAGCTTTTTGTTTCTTGCAATTGGTACAAATTCCTTAGGAGAAATAGAGACTATTTTATTAGAATCTGTGGCATGTTGACATCAGATCTGCACTTACCTTTAGGTTACAGCCTTTCAGTTGGGGGTTTATGGGTGCGTGCTCAACTCCAGAGATGCATTTTTAATGCCAGCATTTCATGGAACCAACACCTTTTTCTCTACGCGAACATATTTCAAAGAGAAGATTCAAGAATTCACACAGTAGGGTGTACATTTGTCAAATAAGCCACAATACCTTATGAACAACCAATGATATTTCCAACTGAAGATAGCGATTGTTGCTCCTTGAATAATCTTCCAGTTTGCTTGTTTCAGATTGTTAGCTTGATATATAGAATGATGAAGTTTAGGTACTTTGTAGGATCTCTCCCCTCTGTGTACATAGTTAACCTGATGTTCTATAGGATATTGTATTAACTAGAGAATATACACACGTGTTGGACTGGCAGAACATATAGTCAGTAGGATAATTTAGTACCTTGTAACTCACTGTTAACATGGTATATGTCTAATAATATGACTGTTTTTCTTAACAGTCAAGACTGGACCGAGTTTTACTGAAGCGGCTATGGGACGGCTTGCTCAAGGAACTAAAGTCTTAGCAGAAGGTGGCTATGAGAAAATATTTAAGCAGACTTTTGAGATTCTTCCGGATGAGCAGCTGAAAATATCTTACGCATGCTATCTATCAACATCTGCTGGTCCTGTCATGGGAGTAATGTACATTTCTACAGCGAAAATTGCATTCTGCAGTGACAACCCTCTTTCTTACAAAGCTGGAGATAAAACTGAATGGAGTTACTACAAGGTAAGGGTTATTCACTACCGAAGTACTTTCTCCGTTCAGATTAGATTGATGCGGCCCGCGCACAAAGTACATAGCGGCTTAGTAGTATCATGCGTCGATTAATCTTGACCGGAGGTAGTAACTTTTAGCATCTAtccctgtttcaaaaaaaaaaaaaacttttagcATCTATCTAATAAATTAGATTATGAAATCAATCATGTTTGTTAGTAGCTTGAGTTTATCATCTTTTTTACCTAGTCCGTTGCTAGAAGTGATGAAGTGAAGTCCAGTGACTTGCATTTTCTACTTCATGAAGTCTAACTTATCGCATCAAATAAGGATGTGGTTTTTGTATTAAACTATTAATAGTTAGTGGCCTTTGATTTTTGTATTATCGAGGAAACTAGTAAAATAAGGATGTGGTTTCTTAACACACTGCTAGCTTGATGTGGGTGGATGCTTGTTCGTTTCCACACTGGTATTATCGAGGAAACTAGTAAAATAAGGATGTGGTTTCTTAACACACTGCTAGCTTGATGTGGGTGGATGCTTGTTCGTTTCCACACTGGTTGCTTGATTTGGTTTGATGTCTGATTGTCTATGCTTAGGATCCCTTCATATTAAAATGTTTTTCTCTTTCCAAAAATCAGGTCGTCATTCCTCTGCATCAGCTAAGGACAGCTAATCCTTCAGTGAGCAAAGTAAATTCTGCCGAGAAGTATATTCAGGTCGTCTCAGTTGAAGGCCACGAGTTTTGGTTTATGGGCTTTCTGATGTATGACAAAGCCGTTTCCAGTCTTCAAGAAGCCATGGACAGTGCTCGTGAGTTACAACCGTAGATATTAAACTGAAGTTTCAGTTACTTCAACCTGTAGCATTCTCGGGGGCATCTCCAGTTCTCCACTCCATGCCTTCGATTATGAGCCCCCCTGTTTAAAATCGATCCTTCATGTGGTGCCCATCGCAGCTGTTGATTCAGTACACTCACGAGCTTGTATACGTCTTTGTTCTTGTTCTTTGCCTTCCCCGTGTTGTAATGATGATATATATATAGCTGGGAAAACACTGGAGCTGTCCATTTCAAATGTTGTTCATTATTGTCATTTACAGTGCAAGTTGCTTAGTGAGGTGCTTGcaaaaataaagtttttgttaagCACTAGTGCTTATTTGTACACAAGAGCTGCCTTGTTAGGCAGCTACTTAGTATAAATAAGCACTGGTGCGTATAAAAACAATTTATTTTTGTAAGCACCTCTATTCATACTAGAAAACAGAAGttaaaattatttattttcatTCAAACTCCTAATTTGTTTTAACTCCAATTTTTCTTGTTTAAACTcccaattttatttttattcaaacCTCTAATTCAGTTACTAGAAAACAATAGCTAAACTTGTTCATATGATACAAGGATAATATATGGAGTGCTCAAACTGAATAGTCGGAACACACCACAACACAACATGTGACTTCGAATCAAACTCCCTTGTTGGCATCTTATATATAAATAAGTAGTGGCAAATTGCATGTAGTGATTATATGCTTAAATGTTAAGTAGAGTGGACACAAAAGGAGGATTCTTATTTCTTCCTCTCTCCTAATAATAGTTGCAAAGTTTTTATTAGAACCACCACATAAAGATTTGTCATTTATAAAGCAAAAGATTcgggggaaatgcactttgggtcataggagcatttgctcctattgtGTAAATCCATATTTTGAAGTGTTAAAAaactctaaactaaatttttacatgtacatctagacattttatgttggtacacaagttctcaaaaaaagaaaaaaaattatgtggctgcTGTAAAAAGAAATTTTTTGAtattataacacgactacgtacaacatatttttttgttttttttgtacacaccacacaaaatgttatttttccacaaaaacttgtgtacaaacatagaatgtcacgatgtacatcaaaaaaattatgtcatttttttaaatttttttaaattaatttttaattattttatattatgagagcatttgctcctatgagccaaaacgccacctctatGGCCTCTATATAGTTCTCATCCTCTCATAAACAAGACGCAATTTCACATGGAGGGTTATCAAACAAGAAGCTCGACAAGAAAGCACCATCATCTATACCACTATATCATATATAATAAGTCAATACAAaactcatcatcttcatctttaATGGGAGAACTAGAACTAATAAAATCATTTTTATCCTTTCCAAGTATCTTTTCTACGCAACTATCATATGATTTTTCACAGAAAGCTTTTATATAAAAAGATTAAGTATTGGTTCATCAAAATAAAGACAATCATCACTTGCAGTTGTATAAAAAAGGGTTTCATGGAATAGAAGATGAGTAGCTACTTCATTCTTCCTTCGCTTTTCTTTCATCGTGCTCCTTCACATGTACTTCATTGACACTCAACATGATTTACTTCTATTAAAACATTAGCACCAACATGAATATTGCAAACTTCCATATACATCAATAGAGAGTCGTTGATTGCGTTAGTAGCACTAGCATGTAATGCCATtgtccaagtttttttttttaattttcgtttTATATGCAAGCTAGTGAAACTAAAGTGAGtgaaaaaatgcaaataagaaaagggc contains the following coding sequences:
- the LOC124685419 gene encoding GLABRA2 expression modulator-like produces the protein MQPAAEMQPPVGSPAAPQSDPPQAPPPSDPSSPAAPAPAPAPEAADPPASAPAPAPSLASVQLQPKTVTWSEKLTSESPTYVPAAAAAESSQYVSRGPAASSSKGAVEAMKDTLSRWGKSMEETTKMVESLSRDTWQHFKTGPSFTEAAMGRLAQGTKVLAEGGYEKIFKQTFEILPDEQLKISYACYLSTSAGPVMGVMYISTAKIAFCSDNPLSYKAGDKTEWSYYKVVIPLHQLRTANPSVSKVNSAEKYIQVVSVEGHEFWFMGFLMYDKAVSSLQEAMDSARELQP